The Diospyros lotus cultivar Yz01 chromosome 15, ASM1463336v1, whole genome shotgun sequence genome has a window encoding:
- the LOC127792610 gene encoding probable flavin-containing monooxygenase 1 isoform X2 has protein sequence MEKKVAIVGAGVSGLLACKYALSKGFRPIVFEEESSIGGVWTATFRTTKLQTPKPFYQFSDFPWPESVTELYPDGRQVLDYIELYARHFDLLRHVKFRSKVLSVAFEGPPEKEMAAWALWGGSGDPFASKGKWNITVQHTGNLSTEVYQVDFLILCVGRFSGIPNIPDFPSGKGLEAFDGTVIHSMDYAAMDDAAAQNLVKGKRVAVVGLQKSALDIAVECSSANEADDRRLPCTVIYRTEHWNVPDYQPWGVSIAYLYLNRFSELSVHKPGEGLLFSVLATLLTPVRWGLAKFMETHIRRKLRLSKFGMVPKHGFLQELSSCTTSTVPEDFYDRVEKGSIRLKKAQNFSFCKQGILVDGEDEALEMDVVILATGFKGLEKLRRIFVSPTFQDCIAGSPDIALPLYRECIHPRIPQLAIIGFSESIANLYTSEMRCRWLAELLDGKFKLPSIVEMERDVAEWDKYKKEYSGRYFSRSCIGGLHIWYNDQLCKDMGWNPRRKKGFLADLFQPYGPMDYAHPHF, from the exons GTGGCCATCGTCGGCGCCGGAGTCAGCGGCCTTTTGGCCTGCAAGTACGCGCTCTCCAAGGGCTTCCGTCCCATCGTGTTCGAGGAGGAGAGCAGCATCGGCGGCGTCTGGACCGCCACATTTCGGACCACCAAGCTGCAGACGCCCAAACCCTTCTACCAGTTCTCGGATTTCCCCTGGCCGGAGTCGGTCACGGAGCTCTACCCGGATGGCCGGCAAGTTCTTGATTACATAGAGTTGTATGCTCGTCACTTTGATCTGCTCCGGCACGTTAAGTTCCGGTCTAAGGTGTTGAGCGTCGCTTTTGAAGGACCGCCGGAGAAGGAGATGGCAGCCTGGGCGCTTTGGGGCGGCTCCGGTGACCCTTTTGCCTCTAAAGGGAAGTGGAATATCACCGTCCAACACACTGGAAACCTTTCCACAGAG GTTTATCAAGTAGATTTTCTAATCCTGTGCGTCGGAAGGTTCAGCGGGATTCCGAACATTCCAGACTTCCCGTCCGGCAAGGGCCTGGAAGCGTTCGACGGGACGGTGATCCACTCCATGGACTACGCCGCCATGGATGACGCCGCCGCTCAGAATCTCGTCAAAGGGAAGCGCGTCGCCGTCGTCGGCCTCCAGAAGTCGGCTCTGGACATCGCCGTCGAGTGCTCTTCTGCCAATG AGGCGGACGATCGTCGTCTTCCCTGCACGGTTATCTACAGAACAGAGCACTGGAACGTGCCGGATTATCAGCCGTGGGGAGTTTCGATCGCGTATCTGTATTTGAATCGCTTCTCCGAGCTCTCCGTTCACAAACCCGGCGAAGGCCTTCTTTTCAGTGTCCTCGCAACATTACTCACTCCGGTG AGATGGGGATTAGCGAAATTCATGGAAACACACATCCGCCGCAAACTTCGTCTTTCCAAGTTTGGGATGGTGCCGAAGCACGGGTTTTTGCAAGAACTGAGTTCTTGCACGACGTCGACGGTGCCGGAGGATTTCTACGATAGGGTGGAGAAAGGAAGCATCCGGTTGAAGAAAGCTCAAAATTTCAGCTTCTGCAAACAAGGCATTCTGGTCGACGGCGAGGACGAAGCTCTAGAGATGGACGTCGTCATTTTGGCCACCGGCTTCAAAGGCCTCGAAAAGTTGAGACGAATCTTCGTGTCCCCAACCTTCCAGGATTGCATCGCCGGCTCTCCTGATATAGCTCTTCCATTGTACAG GGAATGCATCCATCCGAGGATTCCACAGCTGGCGATAATAGGGTTCTCGGAGAGCATAGCGAACCTGTACACGTCGGAGATGAGGTGCCGGTGGCTGGCGGAGCTGCTAGACGGGAAGTTCAAGCTGCCGAGCATCGTAGAGATGGAGAGAGATGTGGCGGAGTGGGACAAGTACAAGAAGGAATACTCGGGGAGATACTTCAGCAGATCATGCATAGGAGGGCTCCACATATGGTACAATGATCAGCTGTGCAAGGACATGGGATGGAACCCTAGGAGGAAGAAAGGGTTCTTGGCCGACTTGTTTCAGCCTTATGGCCCCATGGATTATGCTCATCCTCATTTTTGA
- the LOC127792610 gene encoding probable flavin-containing monooxygenase 1 isoform X1, translating into MEKKVAIVGAGVSGLLACKYALSKGFRPIVFEEESSIGGVWTATFRTTKLQTPKPFYQFSDFPWPESVTELYPDGRQVLDYIELYARHFDLLRHVKFRSKVLSVAFEGPPEKEMAAWALWGGSGDPFASKGKWNITVQHTGNLSTEVYQVDFLILCVGRFSGIPNIPDFPSGKGLEAFDGTVIHSMDYAAMDDAAAQNLVKGKRVAVVGLQKSALDIAVECSSANEADDRRLPCTVIYRTEHWNVPDYQPWGVSIAYLYLNRFSELSVHKPGEGLLFSVLATLLTPVRWGLAKFMETHIRRKLRLSKFGMVPKHGFLQELSSCTTSTVPEDFYDRVEKGSIRLKKAQNFSFCKQGILVDGEDEALEMDVVILATGFKGLEKLRRIFVSPTFQDCIAGSPDIALPLYRECIHPRIPQLAIIGFSESIANLYTSEMRCRWLAELLDGKFKLPSIVEMERDVAEWDKYKKEYSGRYFSRSCIGGLHIWYNDQLCKDMGWNPRRKKGFLADLFQPYGPMDYAHPHF; encoded by the exons ATGGAGAAGAAGGTGGCCATCGTCGGCGCCGGAGTCAGCGGCCTTTTGGCCTGCAAGTACGCGCTCTCCAAGGGCTTCCGTCCCATCGTGTTCGAGGAGGAGAGCAGCATCGGCGGCGTCTGGACCGCCACATTTCGGACCACCAAGCTGCAGACGCCCAAACCCTTCTACCAGTTCTCGGATTTCCCCTGGCCGGAGTCGGTCACGGAGCTCTACCCGGATGGCCGGCAAGTTCTTGATTACATAGAGTTGTATGCTCGTCACTTTGATCTGCTCCGGCACGTTAAGTTCCGGTCTAAGGTGTTGAGCGTCGCTTTTGAAGGACCGCCGGAGAAGGAGATGGCAGCCTGGGCGCTTTGGGGCGGCTCCGGTGACCCTTTTGCCTCTAAAGGGAAGTGGAATATCACCGTCCAACACACTGGAAACCTTTCCACAGAG GTTTATCAAGTAGATTTTCTAATCCTGTGCGTCGGAAGGTTCAGCGGGATTCCGAACATTCCAGACTTCCCGTCCGGCAAGGGCCTGGAAGCGTTCGACGGGACGGTGATCCACTCCATGGACTACGCCGCCATGGATGACGCCGCCGCTCAGAATCTCGTCAAAGGGAAGCGCGTCGCCGTCGTCGGCCTCCAGAAGTCGGCTCTGGACATCGCCGTCGAGTGCTCTTCTGCCAATG AGGCGGACGATCGTCGTCTTCCCTGCACGGTTATCTACAGAACAGAGCACTGGAACGTGCCGGATTATCAGCCGTGGGGAGTTTCGATCGCGTATCTGTATTTGAATCGCTTCTCCGAGCTCTCCGTTCACAAACCCGGCGAAGGCCTTCTTTTCAGTGTCCTCGCAACATTACTCACTCCGGTG AGATGGGGATTAGCGAAATTCATGGAAACACACATCCGCCGCAAACTTCGTCTTTCCAAGTTTGGGATGGTGCCGAAGCACGGGTTTTTGCAAGAACTGAGTTCTTGCACGACGTCGACGGTGCCGGAGGATTTCTACGATAGGGTGGAGAAAGGAAGCATCCGGTTGAAGAAAGCTCAAAATTTCAGCTTCTGCAAACAAGGCATTCTGGTCGACGGCGAGGACGAAGCTCTAGAGATGGACGTCGTCATTTTGGCCACCGGCTTCAAAGGCCTCGAAAAGTTGAGACGAATCTTCGTGTCCCCAACCTTCCAGGATTGCATCGCCGGCTCTCCTGATATAGCTCTTCCATTGTACAG GGAATGCATCCATCCGAGGATTCCACAGCTGGCGATAATAGGGTTCTCGGAGAGCATAGCGAACCTGTACACGTCGGAGATGAGGTGCCGGTGGCTGGCGGAGCTGCTAGACGGGAAGTTCAAGCTGCCGAGCATCGTAGAGATGGAGAGAGATGTGGCGGAGTGGGACAAGTACAAGAAGGAATACTCGGGGAGATACTTCAGCAGATCATGCATAGGAGGGCTCCACATATGGTACAATGATCAGCTGTGCAAGGACATGGGATGGAACCCTAGGAGGAAGAAAGGGTTCTTGGCCGACTTGTTTCAGCCTTATGGCCCCATGGATTATGCTCATCCTCATTTTTGA